The following proteins are encoded in a genomic region of Neomicrococcus aestuarii:
- a CDS encoding IS3 family transposase (programmed frameshift), with protein sequence MPKQFPPEVRDRAVRMTMDRLSEYPSVYAACKALAPKLGVGPESLRRWVVQAQIDAGEKTGPSTDELEEIKRLRAEVRDLKESNEILKQASNFLREGARPSPPLICRFIDEMRAVGYAVESICAVLREQGVRVAARTYRAWKKRLPALRTIEDARLTDALRAVKVPDAKGRPRPEIIYGRRKMTQWLRRNGFPEASKHTVDRLMREEGMNGLVRGRKTRTTISGKDGRRAGDLVNRDFTAAAPNQIWVTDFTYVPVYSGFVYVALVIDLYSRAILGWETSTVKDTAFVEHCLRMALWRREHTGRPAPTGLIHHSDAGSQYTSIRYTDTLALEGLQPSIGSVGDAYDNAAAETVMGLFKNEAVAKDSPFRSGALKTETDVMEIVFEWVHWYNNERLHSALDHQTPEEYEQTYYDLEPYWV encoded by the exons ATGCCCAAGCAGTTCCCGCCCGAAGTTCGTGACCGTGCAGTGCGCATGACCATGGATCGGTTGTCCGAATACCCGTCTGTCTACGCTGCCTGCAAGGCACTGGCCCCGAAGCTCGGGGTCGGCCCTGAATCGCTCCGGCGCTGGGTTGTCCAGGCTCAAATCGATGCCGGTGAGAAGACCGGACCAAGCACTGATGAGTTGGAGGAAATCAAGCGGCTCCGGGCTGAGGTGCGGGACTTGAAAGAGTCTAACGAGATCCTGAAACAGGCCTCGA ATTTTCTTCGCGAGGGAGCTCGACCCTCGCCGCCGCTGATCTGTCGATTCATCGACGAAATGCGGGCTGTTGGTTACGCGGTCGAGTCGATCTGTGCCGTCCTGCGGGAGCAGGGCGTGCGGGTCGCCGCACGAACCTACCGGGCGTGGAAGAAACGCCTTCCAGCCCTGCGCACCATCGAAGACGCCCGCCTCACCGATGCACTTCGTGCTGTGAAAGTCCCCGACGCGAAGGGACGCCCCCGTCCCGAGATCATCTACGGACGGCGGAAAATGACACAGTGGCTGCGCCGTAACGGCTTCCCGGAAGCCTCCAAACACACCGTGGACCGGCTCATGCGCGAAGAAGGCATGAACGGGCTCGTCAGAGGCCGCAAGACCCGTACCACCATCTCCGGCAAGGACGGCCGCCGTGCCGGGGACCTGGTGAACCGGGACTTCACCGCCGCGGCTCCGAACCAGATCTGGGTCACTGATTTTACGTACGTCCCGGTCTACTCCGGATTCGTCTACGTTGCCCTGGTCATCGACCTGTATTCCCGGGCGATCCTCGGCTGGGAAACTTCAACCGTCAAGGACACCGCGTTCGTCGAACACTGCCTGCGGATGGCCTTGTGGCGGCGCGAACACACCGGCCGCCCGGCACCGACGGGACTAATTCACCACAGCGATGCCGGAAGCCAGTACACCTCGATCCGGTACACCGACACCCTGGCCTTGGAGGGCCTACAACCGTCCATTGGCAGTGTTGGTGACGCCTATGACAACGCAGCAGCCGAGACCGTGATGGGGTTGTTCAAGAACGAGGCCGTTGCGAAGGACTCACCGTTCCGCAGCGGGGCGTTGAAGACCGAAACCGACGTCATGGAAATCGTCTTCGAGTGGGTCCACTGGTACAACAACGAACGCCTGCATTCCGCCCTGGACCACCAAACGCCAGAGGAATACGAGCAGACATATTATGATCTTGAACCGTACTGGGTTTGA
- the efeB gene encoding iron uptake transporter deferrochelatase/peroxidase subunit: MAESTAGVGRRKILSALGVGGVGLAVGAGGVLSAQAVTAASQEEPAVADTVPFYGAHQAGITTAVQDRLHIAAFDVTTDSRDELIELLKEWTAAIASMTAGQEVGGDGAATEGSYEAPPEDTGEALDLSASHLTVTVGFGRSLFVDADGKARFGLKDHLPEALIELPHFSGDQLESSRSDGDIVVQACADDPQVAVHAVRNLVRLAFGTARVRWSQLGFGRTSSTSTSQVTPRNLFGFKDGTANPKSEDEAVMDEHVWVSGAAGGSAWMNEGTYMVTRRIRMTIETWDRSSLAEQETVIGRTKKTGAPLSGGEEFTEPNFELAGRRGPLIDENSHVALAHPSRNNGVRMLRRGFNDTDGSDNLGRLDAGLFFIAFVVDPRTHYVPMQTAMAKNDLLSEYLRHTGSGLFAIPAGVSEGQYVGQGLFEAA, from the coding sequence TTGGCTGAGAGCACTGCCGGCGTTGGTCGGCGCAAAATTTTATCGGCGCTGGGTGTCGGGGGAGTGGGCCTCGCGGTTGGCGCCGGCGGAGTCTTGAGCGCGCAGGCAGTAACGGCCGCGTCTCAAGAAGAGCCTGCGGTGGCGGACACCGTCCCTTTTTACGGTGCGCATCAAGCAGGAATTACGACGGCGGTGCAAGACCGCTTGCACATCGCTGCGTTTGATGTGACCACTGATTCGCGGGACGAGCTGATCGAGCTACTCAAGGAGTGGACTGCGGCGATCGCGTCCATGACGGCTGGTCAGGAAGTGGGCGGAGATGGCGCGGCGACCGAAGGGTCCTACGAGGCGCCTCCGGAAGACACCGGCGAAGCTTTGGATCTGAGCGCGAGCCATTTGACCGTGACGGTGGGTTTCGGGCGTTCGCTGTTCGTGGATGCTGACGGCAAAGCCCGTTTTGGGCTCAAGGATCACTTGCCCGAAGCGTTGATTGAGCTGCCGCACTTCTCTGGTGACCAGCTCGAGTCGTCGCGCTCAGATGGGGACATTGTGGTTCAAGCCTGCGCTGATGACCCGCAAGTGGCCGTGCACGCGGTACGAAACCTCGTGCGTCTCGCCTTCGGTACGGCGCGCGTGCGTTGGTCCCAGCTGGGCTTTGGTCGAACCTCCTCCACGTCCACCTCCCAAGTGACGCCTCGAAACCTCTTTGGATTTAAGGACGGCACGGCTAATCCCAAGTCTGAGGACGAAGCCGTGATGGATGAACACGTGTGGGTTAGTGGGGCCGCCGGTGGATCTGCGTGGATGAACGAGGGCACCTACATGGTCACTCGCCGTATCCGCATGACGATTGAAACCTGGGACCGCTCTTCTCTCGCCGAGCAGGAAACGGTCATTGGTCGCACCAAGAAGACCGGTGCACCACTCTCCGGCGGCGAAGAGTTCACTGAGCCGAACTTTGAGCTCGCGGGACGACGCGGTCCACTCATCGACGAGAACTCCCACGTGGCCTTGGCTCATCCGTCACGCAACAACGGCGTGCGGATGCTGCGTCGTGGCTTCAACGACACGGACGGTTCGGACAATCTTGGACGCCTCGACGCTGGGCTGTTCTTTATTGCCTTCGTGGTGGATCCGCGCACGCACTACGTTCCCATGCAGACCGCAATGGCGAAGAACGATCTTCTGTCCGAGTACTTGCGCCACACCGGCTCTGGATTGTTCGCTATCCCAGCTGGCGTGAGCGAAGGCCAGTACGTGGGCCAAGGGTTGTTTGAGGCTGCGTAG
- the trxA gene encoding thioredoxin, giving the protein MATINIKESSFEKTITDNEIVFIDFWAAWCGPCRNFAPVYDKVSEKHPDVTFAKVDTEAEQGLAAAAGITSIPTLMAFRDRVLVFSQPGALPEANFEELVQAVKGLDMEEVHAQIAAQQQGSDKQ; this is encoded by the coding sequence ATGGCAACCATCAACATCAAAGAATCGTCGTTCGAGAAGACCATTACGGACAACGAGATCGTCTTCATCGACTTCTGGGCCGCTTGGTGCGGTCCGTGCCGCAACTTCGCGCCGGTCTATGACAAGGTTTCGGAGAAGCACCCTGATGTCACCTTCGCAAAGGTAGACACGGAAGCTGAGCAGGGTCTCGCAGCGGCCGCTGGCATCACGTCTATCCCAACGCTCATGGCTTTCCGCGATCGCGTGCTGGTGTTCAGCCAGCCTGGCGCACTGCCTGAAGCGAACTTCGAAGAGCTGGTTCAGGCCGTCAAGGGTTTGGATATGGAAGAGGTTCACGCACAGATTGCGGCTCAGCAGCAAGGCTCTGACAAGCAGTAA
- a CDS encoding AMP-binding protein, producing MTVQELSHAIGPTDIPILSETIGANFRSVVQRFPDSIAVIEAATDRSFTYRKVDEATDQIAKSLLAMGYERDDRLGIWSPNCHEWTFLQYATAKAGVILVNVNPAYRQHELNFVVNQNGMRGLVVAPAEAIGDYPAMARAARDEAAGLQDLIFLADDAAASVPNTTFGEHELAWADFLTLGANVSDADLAAREASLTPDDPINLQYTSGTTGFPKGATLTHKNLLNNGFHIGELLSYTEKDRVVLPVPFFHCFGMVIGNLAALSHGSATVLPGRAFKPDLALEAVQKYGGTSLYGVPTMFIAELALPNFADYDLSTLRTGVMAGSNCPVEVMKRVISEMNMSEVAICYGMTETSPVSTMTRVDDSLERRTQTVGRVMPQLEIKVVGADGDTVPRGSAGELCTQGYSVMTGYWNEPEKTAQAVDEDGWMHTGDLAVMDEDGYVRIEGRIKDIVIRGGENISPREIEEFLYSHPDIRDVQVIGVPDEKYGEELMACIILHEDREPLDADGIKAFCSGKIAHYKIPRYIQIRESFPMTISGKIRKVELRNEAAEALQRAR from the coding sequence ATGACCGTTCAGGAACTGTCGCACGCTATTGGACCCACGGATATCCCTATCCTGAGCGAGACGATTGGTGCGAATTTCCGTTCGGTCGTCCAGCGTTTTCCTGACTCCATCGCCGTCATTGAAGCGGCCACGGACCGCAGCTTCACCTACCGCAAGGTGGACGAGGCAACGGACCAGATCGCTAAGTCGCTGCTCGCCATGGGCTATGAGCGCGACGATCGACTCGGCATTTGGAGCCCCAATTGCCACGAGTGGACGTTCTTGCAGTACGCCACGGCGAAGGCCGGCGTCATCCTGGTCAACGTCAACCCCGCCTACCGCCAACACGAGCTCAACTTCGTCGTGAACCAGAACGGCATGCGAGGACTCGTCGTGGCACCCGCCGAGGCAATCGGTGATTACCCCGCCATGGCCCGCGCCGCTCGCGATGAGGCCGCGGGTTTGCAGGACCTCATTTTCTTAGCGGACGACGCCGCAGCTTCCGTCCCGAACACCACCTTCGGCGAGCACGAGCTTGCGTGGGCGGATTTCCTCACCTTGGGTGCGAACGTTTCGGACGCAGACTTGGCGGCCCGCGAAGCGAGCCTCACGCCGGATGACCCCATCAACTTGCAGTACACCTCTGGCACCACGGGGTTTCCGAAAGGCGCTACGCTCACCCACAAGAACTTGCTCAACAACGGCTTCCATATCGGTGAGCTCTTGTCCTACACCGAGAAGGACCGCGTCGTTCTTCCTGTACCGTTCTTCCACTGCTTCGGCATGGTGATCGGCAACTTGGCGGCGCTTTCGCACGGCTCGGCCACGGTGCTCCCAGGCCGGGCCTTCAAACCTGATCTCGCTCTCGAAGCCGTTCAGAAGTACGGCGGCACCTCGCTTTATGGCGTCCCCACAATGTTCATTGCCGAACTCGCACTGCCGAACTTCGCAGACTATGACCTTTCCACGTTGCGCACCGGCGTCATGGCAGGCTCCAATTGCCCGGTGGAGGTCATGAAGAGGGTCATCTCCGAGATGAACATGTCCGAAGTCGCTATTTGCTACGGCATGACGGAGACCAGCCCGGTGTCCACCATGACGCGCGTGGATGATTCCCTCGAGCGCCGCACCCAGACCGTCGGACGCGTCATGCCGCAGTTGGAAATCAAGGTGGTCGGCGCGGACGGCGATACGGTTCCTCGTGGCAGCGCCGGCGAGCTCTGCACCCAGGGCTACTCCGTCATGACCGGCTACTGGAACGAACCAGAGAAGACCGCCCAAGCCGTCGACGAAGACGGCTGGATGCACACCGGCGACCTCGCAGTCATGGACGAGGACGGCTACGTGCGCATTGAGGGTCGCATCAAGGACATCGTGATCCGCGGCGGCGAAAACATCTCCCCGCGTGAGATTGAAGAGTTCCTCTACAGCCACCCAGACATCCGCGACGTTCAGGTCATTGGTGTTCCGGATGAGAAATACGGTGAAGAACTCATGGCGTGCATCATCCTGCACGAGGACCGTGAGCCCCTCGACGCCGACGGCATCAAAGCCTTCTGCTCCGGCAAGATCGCGCACTACAAGATCCCACGCTACATCCAGATCCGTGAGTCTTTCCCGATGACCATCTCTGGCAAGATCCGCAAGGTCGAACTACGCAACGAGGCAGCAGAGGCGCTTCAGCGCGCTCGGTGA
- the efeO gene encoding iron uptake system protein EfeO, translating into MKLIQRAVPLALIAGLGLTGCTSNAQPSSATGTEAGGPIAVSSTDTECTLTASETSSGTVTFNVKNDGTQVTEFYLIASDGNRIVGEVENIGPGLSRQLTVIAGPGSYTTQCKPGMVGDGITQDFTLTAGANGTVDANRVALQEDAVKQYQEFVAQEADALEAGTGEFAAAFAAGNVAEAKALYPAVRMHWERIEPVAESFGDLDPILDAREADLEEGQEFTGWHRVEKDLWVTDASYTKMTAAERQEIADGMVTNTKELVSRAKEIEFTVDALSNGSKGLLDEVATGKVTGEEEAFSHTDLWDFAANIEGAKTAFEDLKPLLKGTNDELSATLTKNFTELETLLAKYEKGDGYVLYTDLTEAQIQELSAAVDALGEPLSQLTSEVVK; encoded by the coding sequence ATGAAGCTCATCCAGCGCGCCGTCCCTCTTGCGCTCATCGCGGGCCTCGGCCTGACCGGCTGCACCTCCAACGCGCAACCCAGCAGCGCCACCGGAACGGAAGCCGGCGGACCCATCGCCGTCTCCAGCACGGACACCGAATGCACGCTCACGGCCAGCGAAACCAGCAGCGGCACGGTCACCTTCAACGTCAAGAACGACGGCACCCAGGTCACCGAGTTCTACCTGATCGCCAGCGACGGAAACCGCATTGTGGGTGAAGTTGAGAACATCGGCCCGGGACTTTCGCGCCAGCTCACCGTCATCGCCGGACCCGGCAGCTACACCACCCAGTGCAAGCCGGGCATGGTGGGCGACGGCATCACGCAGGACTTCACCCTCACGGCAGGCGCCAACGGTACCGTCGACGCCAACCGCGTTGCCCTCCAAGAAGACGCCGTGAAGCAGTACCAAGAGTTCGTGGCCCAAGAAGCTGACGCACTCGAGGCCGGAACCGGAGAGTTCGCGGCCGCCTTCGCCGCCGGCAACGTGGCAGAAGCCAAGGCGCTCTACCCCGCCGTGCGCATGCACTGGGAGCGCATCGAGCCCGTCGCGGAATCCTTCGGCGACCTCGACCCCATCTTGGACGCTCGCGAAGCGGACCTCGAAGAAGGCCAAGAGTTCACCGGTTGGCACCGCGTCGAGAAGGACCTGTGGGTGACCGACGCGTCCTACACCAAGATGACCGCCGCTGAGCGTCAAGAAATCGCCGACGGCATGGTCACCAACACCAAGGAGCTGGTCTCCCGCGCCAAGGAAATCGAGTTCACAGTAGACGCGCTCTCCAACGGCTCCAAGGGACTGCTGGACGAAGTCGCCACCGGCAAGGTCACAGGCGAAGAAGAAGCCTTCTCCCACACCGACCTCTGGGATTTCGCGGCCAACATCGAAGGCGCCAAGACGGCATTTGAGGACCTCAAGCCGCTGCTCAAGGGCACCAACGACGAACTTTCCGCAACGTTGACCAAGAACTTTACTGAGCTGGAAACCCTGCTCGCCAAGTACGAAAAGGGCGACGGCTACGTGCTGTACACGGATCTGACGGAAGCGCAGATCCAGGAGCTTTCCGCCGCGGTGGATGCTCTTGGTGAGCCGCTGTCCCAGCTCACAAGCGAAGTTGTGAAGTAG
- a CDS encoding YajQ family cyclic di-GMP-binding protein: protein MASDSSFDVVSKVDKQEVSNALNQAQKEIAQRYDFKGVGADVDFSGEKILMKANSEERVKAVLDVLQSKLVKRNISLKSLDAGEPFASGKEYRIEASIKEGIEQDVAKKITKLIRDEGPKGVKAQIQGDELRVTSKSRDDLQEVISMLKDFPDAALQFVNYR from the coding sequence ATGGCTAGCGATTCTAGTTTTGATGTTGTCAGCAAGGTTGACAAGCAAGAAGTCTCAAACGCACTGAACCAGGCTCAGAAGGAAATCGCACAGCGCTACGACTTCAAGGGCGTTGGCGCAGACGTTGATTTCTCCGGCGAGAAGATCCTCATGAAGGCAAACTCCGAAGAGCGCGTCAAGGCTGTGTTGGACGTTTTGCAGTCCAAGTTGGTCAAGCGCAATATCTCCTTGAAGTCCTTGGATGCGGGCGAACCTTTTGCGTCCGGCAAGGAGTACCGTATCGAGGCTTCCATCAAGGAAGGCATCGAGCAGGATGTAGCCAAGAAAATCACCAAGCTCATCCGCGACGAAGGACCCAAGGGCGTCAAGGCGCAGATCCAGGGCGACGAGCTCCGCGTGACCTCGAAGTCCCGCGATGATCTTCAGGAAGTCATCTCCATGCTCAAGGACTTCCCTGACGCTGCGTTGCAGTTCGTGAACTACCGCTAA
- a CDS encoding excinuclease ABC subunit UvrA, with the protein MFEPPVPASAQSLSVQQNVRVLGAREHNLQDIDLTVPRDALVVFTGVSGSGKSSLAFGTLFAESQRRYLESVAPYARRLIDQAGVPDVDSITGMPPAVALQQQRGGRSARSSVGSITTVSSLVRMLFSRAGHYPDDQPMLYAEDFSANTVQGACPECHGIGRVYEVPEDKMVPDPSLTIRERAIASWPKAWHGHQLRDVLVALGYDVDVPWKDLPKKERDWILYTDQTPYVPVHSRLTLAEARAAIARGVEPSYSGTFVGARRYVLDTFANSKSEAMKRRVAQFLTVAPCPACHGKRLKPEALSVTFEGLDVSDLSSLPLAQLSVLIEKAVEQATADLDGIEKASHRTDDAARPDAAQQRVDAEETTHRGAHTVNREANHSAGRLAATARLGAELVNRLRPIIDLGLGYLSLGRTTPTLSGGELQRLRLATQLTSELFGVVYVLDEPSAGLHPQDVTALLGILDGLKRRGNSLFVVEHSVDVMRHADWLVDIGPGAGERGGRVVYSGPTEGLAEVEESVTRGYLFEGNGLLQRTPRQPQGWLRLEQVTRNNLHNVSLSVPLGVFTAVTGVSGSGKSSLVSQALPALIGERLGRTAQAEDTDTPEDDELLLSDEPEEVKGSVRGDFSGVRRVVSIDQRPIGRTPRSNVATYTGLFDHVRRRFSETPEARARGYKPGRFSFNVTGGRCPTCKGEGSVMVELLFLPSVYTECPDCHGTRYQSTTLEIIWRGCNIAQILAMSVEEAHDFFHEELDIMRSLGALIDVGLGYLRLGQPATELSGGEAQRVKLASELQRSQRGDTLYILDEPTSGLHCADSDRLVAHLQTLVDAGNTVIAVELDMRVVATADYVIDLGPGAGEDGGTVVSSGTPEEVASRGVGASAPYLEAALHEAASRG; encoded by the coding sequence ATGTTCGAACCACCCGTGCCCGCGTCAGCGCAGTCCTTGTCCGTTCAGCAAAACGTACGTGTTTTAGGCGCTCGTGAACACAACCTTCAGGACATCGATCTCACGGTGCCCCGCGATGCGCTGGTGGTTTTCACTGGAGTCTCTGGCTCTGGGAAGTCCTCTCTGGCTTTCGGAACGCTGTTCGCAGAGTCCCAACGCCGCTACCTAGAGTCGGTCGCTCCCTATGCGCGTCGTCTGATTGACCAGGCTGGCGTTCCGGACGTCGATTCAATTACAGGTATGCCGCCGGCCGTTGCTCTTCAGCAGCAACGTGGAGGTCGTAGCGCTCGCTCTTCGGTCGGTAGCATCACTACGGTGTCTTCGCTAGTGCGCATGCTCTTTTCCCGGGCTGGACACTATCCTGATGATCAGCCGATGCTCTACGCCGAAGACTTCTCTGCCAACACCGTGCAGGGAGCTTGTCCGGAGTGTCACGGCATTGGCCGGGTGTACGAAGTCCCTGAAGACAAGATGGTGCCCGACCCCTCGCTTACGATTCGCGAGCGGGCTATCGCCTCGTGGCCAAAAGCCTGGCACGGTCATCAGTTGCGCGATGTGCTTGTCGCCCTCGGGTACGACGTGGACGTCCCCTGGAAGGATCTGCCAAAGAAAGAACGTGACTGGATCCTTTACACAGATCAGACTCCGTATGTCCCGGTCCATTCGCGGCTGACTCTCGCCGAGGCACGGGCCGCAATCGCGCGAGGTGTCGAACCTAGTTACTCGGGAACGTTCGTGGGTGCTCGCCGGTACGTACTCGACACGTTCGCGAATAGCAAGAGCGAGGCAATGAAGCGGCGTGTGGCGCAGTTCCTTACAGTCGCTCCTTGCCCTGCTTGCCATGGTAAACGGCTGAAGCCGGAGGCCCTGTCGGTGACGTTCGAAGGCCTAGATGTCTCAGACCTCTCCAGCTTGCCGCTGGCGCAACTCTCGGTACTGATCGAAAAAGCAGTTGAGCAGGCCACCGCCGATCTCGACGGGATCGAGAAAGCAAGTCACAGAACAGACGACGCAGCCCGACCAGATGCAGCGCAGCAGCGCGTCGATGCCGAGGAAACAACCCACCGGGGTGCCCATACGGTGAACAGGGAAGCGAACCACTCAGCGGGAAGGCTGGCCGCCACAGCCCGGCTGGGCGCAGAACTCGTCAATAGGCTACGGCCCATCATTGACCTAGGGCTGGGGTATCTTTCCCTAGGACGGACCACTCCCACACTCTCCGGAGGAGAATTACAACGACTGCGTCTCGCAACCCAACTGACCTCTGAACTCTTCGGGGTGGTATACGTTCTCGATGAGCCTTCCGCTGGATTGCATCCGCAGGATGTCACCGCGCTGCTCGGCATTCTGGACGGGCTCAAGCGACGAGGCAACAGTCTATTCGTCGTCGAACATTCGGTGGACGTGATGCGCCATGCTGACTGGTTAGTTGACATCGGACCAGGCGCGGGAGAGCGCGGCGGTCGTGTCGTCTACAGCGGGCCTACCGAAGGGCTCGCGGAGGTGGAGGAATCCGTCACCCGCGGGTATCTGTTCGAGGGCAATGGACTGCTTCAGCGGACGCCCCGCCAGCCACAGGGATGGCTGCGCCTCGAGCAAGTCACCCGTAACAATCTGCACAATGTGTCGTTATCCGTTCCGCTCGGGGTGTTCACCGCTGTCACCGGAGTTTCAGGATCAGGAAAGTCGAGCCTAGTCAGCCAGGCCCTGCCGGCGCTGATCGGCGAACGACTGGGTCGGACTGCGCAGGCAGAGGATACTGACACTCCCGAAGATGACGAGCTTTTGCTGTCGGATGAACCCGAGGAGGTCAAAGGATCGGTCCGCGGAGACTTCTCTGGGGTGCGCCGCGTCGTAAGCATTGACCAGAGGCCTATCGGACGCACCCCGCGTTCGAACGTCGCCACCTATACCGGGCTGTTTGATCATGTGAGGCGGAGGTTCTCCGAAACGCCCGAGGCTCGTGCACGCGGGTACAAACCGGGTCGATTCTCCTTCAACGTCACTGGCGGCCGTTGTCCTACCTGCAAGGGAGAAGGATCGGTGATGGTAGAACTGCTATTCCTGCCATCGGTCTACACCGAATGCCCCGACTGCCACGGCACCCGTTACCAATCCACCACGTTGGAGATCATCTGGCGCGGCTGCAACATCGCGCAGATTCTCGCCATGAGTGTTGAGGAGGCTCACGATTTCTTTCACGAGGAGCTCGATATCATGCGCTCGCTGGGGGCACTGATCGATGTCGGTCTCGGGTACCTGCGGCTCGGACAGCCGGCTACCGAGCTGTCCGGAGGCGAGGCGCAACGCGTCAAGCTCGCTTCTGAGCTGCAACGATCCCAGCGTGGAGACACGCTTTATATACTTGACGAACCTACCTCAGGGCTCCACTGTGCAGATTCCGACCGGCTTGTGGCTCACCTACAGACACTCGTTGACGCAGGAAATACTGTCATCGCGGTCGAGCTCGACATGCGCGTTGTCGCAACGGCCGACTACGTCATCGACCTCGGCCCGGGCGCAGGTGAGGACGGGGGCACAGTGGTATCCTCAGGAACCCCTGAGGAAGTCGCCTCGCGCGGAGTCGGCGCGTCGGCACCGTACCTCGAAGCGGCATTGCACGAGGCTGCCTCCCGCGGGTGA
- a CDS encoding putative quinol monooxygenase, with the protein MIEVALSVVLRAKPGKEEEVAEFLRSARSIVEQEEGTRAWFALKFDASTFGIFDVFPDDGARQTHLSGGVGQALAAQGADLFSVDPNVENVDVLAYKLPGENV; encoded by the coding sequence ATGATTGAGGTTGCATTGTCGGTAGTACTGCGGGCCAAGCCAGGCAAAGAAGAGGAAGTCGCGGAGTTTCTCCGTAGCGCGCGCTCGATTGTCGAGCAAGAAGAAGGGACGCGGGCCTGGTTCGCTTTGAAGTTCGATGCATCGACCTTCGGGATCTTTGACGTGTTCCCAGACGACGGGGCCCGCCAGACTCACTTGTCTGGAGGCGTCGGCCAAGCGCTCGCTGCCCAGGGAGCAGATCTGTTCAGCGTAGACCCGAACGTTGAGAACGTCGATGTGCTTGCATATAAGCTGCCCGGTGAAAACGTGTAG
- a CDS encoding type 1 glutamine amidotransferase domain-containing protein, whose protein sequence is MADELKGKRVAILAADGVERVELEQPRQALLDAGATTELLSLHEGEIKARKNDLDEAGTFSVDALVKSVSVGDYDALLLPGGTVNPDQLRMDADAVGFVRDFVATGKLVASICHGPWTLIEAGVANGRTLTSYPSIRTDLRNAGANVVDEEVVRDGNLITSRWPDDLPAFCSAIVEQLSEAKGGDHD, encoded by the coding sequence ATGGCAGACGAATTGAAAGGCAAGCGGGTAGCGATCCTTGCCGCAGACGGCGTGGAGCGAGTCGAGCTGGAACAGCCGAGACAGGCGCTACTTGATGCCGGCGCCACGACTGAGCTGCTGTCGCTGCACGAGGGCGAGATCAAAGCTCGAAAGAATGACCTGGATGAAGCTGGGACATTCTCAGTAGATGCCCTAGTGAAATCAGTTTCGGTCGGTGACTATGATGCACTGTTGCTTCCTGGTGGCACGGTCAACCCGGACCAGCTTCGGATGGATGCCGATGCGGTAGGTTTTGTGCGCGATTTCGTGGCCACCGGCAAGCTGGTCGCCTCGATCTGCCACGGCCCATGGACGCTGATCGAAGCCGGTGTCGCGAACGGTCGGACGCTGACTTCCTACCCGAGCATCCGCACTGACTTGCGCAATGCCGGTGCGAATGTCGTGGATGAAGAGGTCGTACGTGATGGGAACCTCATCACCAGTCGCTGGCCCGACGATCTTCCGGCTTTTTGCTCCGCGATCGTAGAACAGCTCAGCGAAGCCAAGGGAGGCGACCATGATTGA
- the efeU gene encoding iron uptake transporter permease EfeU, whose protein sequence is MTGNFLIGLREGLEAALVVVLLLAYLNKTGPSHLAKRIWIGVAAAVVVSLGFGALLTFGPSGLTFEAQEIIGGTLSIIAVGFVTWMVFWMARAARGLGADLRSKVDDAAAASTGALVAVAALAVGREGLETALFLWAAARATGETWEPLVGAAIGLAVAILMGFLIHKGVLAIKLAPFFKWTGALLIIIAGGVLAYGIHDLQEAGVLPGLHNLAFDVSTIIPPASWYGVLLKGIFNFSPQTTWLEAIAWVAYVIPVMALYFARLRGGNSQPSASASGTHSAVVSAH, encoded by the coding sequence ATGACCGGAAACTTTCTGATTGGCCTCCGCGAAGGCCTCGAAGCTGCACTCGTTGTTGTTCTCTTGCTGGCTTACCTGAACAAAACTGGTCCCTCCCATCTGGCGAAACGAATCTGGATCGGCGTCGCAGCGGCTGTTGTGGTGTCTCTGGGTTTCGGTGCACTCCTCACGTTTGGCCCCAGCGGACTGACCTTCGAAGCCCAAGAAATCATCGGCGGCACGCTGTCCATCATTGCCGTGGGCTTCGTGACGTGGATGGTCTTCTGGATGGCGCGCGCTGCCCGCGGTCTGGGCGCTGATTTGCGGTCCAAAGTGGACGACGCCGCAGCGGCCAGTACCGGAGCACTCGTTGCGGTCGCTGCGCTCGCAGTGGGTCGCGAAGGGCTCGAAACAGCACTGTTCTTGTGGGCCGCGGCTCGCGCTACCGGCGAGACGTGGGAGCCACTCGTTGGCGCCGCAATCGGCTTGGCCGTGGCAATCCTCATGGGATTCCTGATTCACAAGGGCGTGCTGGCCATCAAGCTGGCACCTTTCTTCAAGTGGACCGGCGCCCTGCTGATCATCATCGCCGGTGGTGTGCTCGCCTATGGCATTCACGATCTCCAAGAGGCTGGTGTCCTGCCCGGACTGCACAACCTCGCCTTCGATGTTTCCACCATCATTCCGCCAGCAAGCTGGTATGGCGTGCTCTTGAAGGGCATCTTCAACTTCTCCCCACAAACCACCTGGCTCGAAGCGATCGCGTGGGTGGCCTACGTCATCCCGGTCATGGCCTTGTATTTCGCTCGCCTTCGCGGCGGAAACTCCCAGCCGTCCGCCTCCGCAAGTGGCACCCACAGTGCCGTTGTCAGCGCGCACTAA